A window of Saccharomyces paradoxus chromosome XIII, complete sequence contains these coding sequences:
- the PPA2 gene encoding inorganic diphosphatase PPA2 (Mitochondrial inorganic pyrophosphatase~similar to YMR267W) — translation MSLLRMNALIGKSRSIDRLKQTLNILSVRNHKQFSTIQQGSKYTLGFKKYVTLSNGEIGSFFHDVPLDLNEHEKTVNMIVEVPRWTTGKFEISKELRFNPIVQDTKNGKLRFVNNIFPYHGYIHNYGAIPQTWEDPTIEHKLGNGDVALKGDNDPLDCCEIGSDVLEMGSIKKVKVLGSLALIDDGELDWKVIVIDVNDPLSSKIDDLEKVEEYLPGILDATREWFRKYKVPAGKPLNSFAFREQYQNSNSTIQTIKDCHNSWRRLISGSFQDKYDNLPITERAGNGVTLEDSAKPSSKIPTDVQKWYYV, via the coding sequence ATGAGCTTACTACGAATGAATGCTTTGATAGGCAAAAGTAGGTCAATAGATCGATTAAAACAAACATTGAATATTCTATCCGTTCGTAATCATAAACAGTTCAGCACCATTCAACAAGGCAGCAAATATACCCTCGGGTTCAAGAAATACGTAACATTATCAAATGGAGAGAttggttctttttttcatgatGTACCTTTGGATTTGAATGAACATGAAAAGACTGTAAATATGATAGTTGAAGTGCCAAGATGGACAACTggtaaatttgaaatatctaAAGAACTCAGATTCAATCCGATCGTCCAAGACACCAAGAATGGTAAGCTTAGATTTGTGaacaatatttttccttatcACGGCTATATACACAACTATGGAGCTATCCCACAAACATGGGAAGATCCAACAATTGAGCACAAACTGGGAAATGGTGACGTGGCTTTGAAAGGTGATAATGATCCCCTTGATTGCTGCGAAATCGGTTCTGATGTTTTGGAAATGGGTTCCATAAAAAAGGTCAAGGTGTTAGGATCACTGGCTTTGATTGACGATGGAGAATTGGATTGGAAAGTAATAGTAATCGATGTAAACGATCCTTTATCGTCTAAAATAgatgatttagaaaaagTTGAGGAGTACTTGCCTGGAATTTTAGATGCGACTAGAGAGTGGTTTAGAAAGTATAAGGTTCCGGCAGGGAAGCCGTTAAATAGCTTTGCCTTTCGCGaacaatatcaaaattcCAACAGCACCATCCAGACTATAAAGGATTGCCATAACTCGTGGAGGAGACTCATTTCAGGATCGTTCCAGGATAAATACGACAACTTGCCTATTACAGAAAGGGCTGGTAATGGTGTCACACTTGAAGATAGCGCTAAACCCTCATCTAAAATACCAACTGATGTCCAGAAATGGTATTACGTTTAA
- the PRP24 gene encoding U6 snRNP complex subunit PRP24 (Splicing factor that reanneals snRNPs during spliceosome recycling~similar to YMR268C), producing MEYAHYVRPDSKRPPDEESPAAAELTSKKANEASTRNRELTTVLVKNLPKSYNQNKVYKYFKDCGPIIHVDVADSLMKRFRFARIEFARYDGAVAAITKTHKIIGQNEITVSHLTECTLWMTNFPPNYTQRDIRGLFQDISIVVLSVRLPSLRFNTSRRFAYIDVTSKEDANNCVEKLNGLEIEGYTLITKVSNPLEKSKRTDSATLEGREIIVRNLNTELLDENLLSDSFERFGSIEKINIPAGQKEHSFNNCCAFIVFEKKDSAEEALQMNGSSLGNREISVSLADKKPFLERNEVKRLLASRNSKELETLICLFPLSDKVSPSLICQFLQEEIDVDKKDIKKVLLVSDFNAAIIIFTDKKLAAKMLMGLNGSQFQGKIIRSGTINDMKRYHSNQRNHNVKISKPSCVNVSQKRRNLQAKKKLPNEREQMSNDDFRRMFLGEQK from the coding sequence ATGGAGTATGCACATTACGTTAGGCCGGACTCAAAACGACCACCAGATGAAGAATCCCCAGCAGCCGCGGAATTAACTTCTAAGAAGGCAAACGAAGCTTCAACTAGAAATAGAGAATTAACAACTGTACTAGTCAAAAATTTGCCCAAGAGCTATAACCAAAACAAAGTCTATAAGTACTTTAAAGATTGTGGCCCTATTATACACGTTGATGTGGCAGATTCGCTCATGAAGAGGTTTCGCTTTGCACGTATTGAATTTGCCAGATATGATGGAGCCGTTGCTGCAATAACCAAAACACACAAAATTATAGgtcaaaatgaaattacAGTATCTCACTTAACAGAATGCACATTGTGGATGACTAATTTCCCCCCGAATTACACTCAAAGAGATATCAGAGGTCTGTTTCAAGATATTAGTATCGTTGTCCTTAGTGTACGGCTTCCTAGTTTACGGTTCAATACAAGCAGAAGATTCGCCTATATAGATGTTACTTCTAAAGAAGATGCAAACAATTGtgtggaaaaattgaatggACTTGAAATAGAAGGTTATACATTGATTACTAAGGTTTCTAATCCGCTAGAAAAGTCGAAACGGACTGATTCTGCCACACTAGAGGGGCGAGAGATTATTGTACGAAATCTGAATACAGAATTGCTCGACGAGAACCTTCTGAGCGATTCGTTTGAACGATTCGGctccattgaaaaaatcaatataCCTGCAGGACAAAAAGAGCACAGTTTCAATAACTGTTGTGCATTTATAGttttcgaaaaaaaagattctGCTGAAGAGGCCCTTCAAATGAATGGAAGTTCGTTGGGCAATAGGGAAATTTCTGTTTCCTTGGCGGATAAAAAACCATTTTTAGAAAGAAACGAAGTCAAAAGGCTCCTTGCATCGCGTAACAGCAAAGAGCTAGAGACACTGATATGCCTATTTCCACTTTCAGATAAGGTTTCACCAAGCTTAATCTGCCAATTTCTTCAGGAGGAAATAGACgttgataaaaaagatattAAGAAAGTTCTTCTCGTTAGCGACTTTAATGCTGCcattattatatttacaGATAAGAAATTGGCAGCAAAGATGCTAATGGGACTAAACGGATCTCAATTTCAAGGAAAGATAATACGTTCAGGTACAATTAATGACATGAAAAGGTACCATAGCAACCAACGAAATCACAACgtaaaaatttccaaaccTAGTTGTGTAAACGTGTCGCAAAAGAGACGAAATCTTCAagcgaagaaaaaacttcCTAACGAACGAGAGCAGATGTCCAATGATGACTTCCGCAGGATGTTTCTAGgagaacaaaaataa
- the TMA23 gene encoding Tma23p (Nucleolar protein implicated in ribosome biogenesis~similar to YMR269W) codes for MDSKEYLISYGWKEGEAFKEGGLKRPILVKHKRDKKGLGNAPGGNDGEAWWERLFDGHLKNLDVSTDSNNGSIKFTQNEAVVSAVSKSSSPLYRWFVKGEGLKGTIANLGKKEETNFVISSASSSKAKKKRNRSDDYDDDKAKRKKLKKAKRSSNDGKSKKEKKSKKESKKAKKSKHNSNGGDKSKHRKDKKSKKHKREEIPTKKDKKEHI; via the coding sequence ATGGATAGCAAAGAATATCTTATATCGTATGGTTGGAAAGAAGGAGAAGCGTTCAAAGAAGGTGGTTTGAAAAGGCCCATACTGGTAAAGCACAAGAGAGATAAGAAGGGATTGGGCAATGCCCCTGGTGGGAATGATGGTGAAGCATGGTGGGAAAGACTGTTTGATGGACATCTGAAGAACTTGGATGTAAGTACTGATTCGAATAATGGCAGTATTAAGTTTACTCAGAATGAGGCAGTTGTTTCTGCTGTATCGAAAAGTAGCTCACCTTTATACAGATGGTTCGTAAAAGGGGAAGGTTTGAAAGGAACCATCGCTAACCTTggcaaaaaggaagaaaccAATTTTGTTATATCCAGCGCAAGTTCGAGTAAagcgaagaagaagagaaataGGAGTGATGAttatgatgatgataaggccaagagaaagaagttgaaaaaagctAAAAGGAGCAGTAACGATGGGAAGAgtaaaaaggagaaaaaaagtaagaAGGAGAgtaaaaaagcaaagaaaagtaagCATAACAGTAATGGAGGTGATAAATCAAAGCATAGAAAGGATAAAAAGTCCAAAAAGCATAAAAGGGAAGAAATTCCAactaaaaaagataaaaaggAGCATATATGA
- the RRN9 gene encoding Rrn9p (Protein involved in promoting high level transcription of rDNA~similar to YMR270C), giving the protein MSDFDEESQIETQIDAPIENIIRGSELTTTTANKETLKSANELLDSLEHSHSVDLSLHLYSAYLLKRLLYRANEKKHFYEVNQFVKTQIKDNWTSWPNPNTIIDPSVDKLYEDIPEGIENVSVQPGEVSNRALIHASDMMRVELDAQWQKYLSKSALEHDVTLDVDGMNIPTEISQNILVKLDSLFEGLHDKIAKENEFDVRQDTHSNNIRVNQIDDEPMQANRRIKFRYHDLISRGCEMNEDMTEIYMKSLELFNDIPEKFKKRKFKLPKHILKKYNQPKKTSSYLKELLSKTREDYIPVEKLLKDKRLTSKDKSKLQCLNREETEDALNKRTFFQVKGYLADENEISDYELDDCLIELPNGES; this is encoded by the coding sequence ATGAGTGATTTTGACGAAGAAAGTCAAATTGAAACTCAGATCGATGCTCCTATCGAAAATATTATACGGGGATCTGAGCTTACTACCACAACCGCTAACAAAGAGACTTTAAAATCTGCAAATGAATTACTAGACTCTTTAGAACACTCACATAGCGTCGACCTTTCGTTGCATTTATACTCTGCATATCTCTTGAAGAGACTATTATACAGGgcaaatgaaaagaaacatttttatGAAGTAAACCAGTTTGTAAAGACCCAAATTAAGGATAACTGGACGAGCTGGCCGAATCCTAATACTATCATTGATCCTAGTGTAGACAAATTATATGAAGATATACCGGAAGGTATCGAAAACGTAAGCGTACAGCCGGGGGAGGTCTCAAATAGGGCTCTAATTCACGCCTCAGATATGATGAGAGTTGAACTAGATGCTCAATGGCAAAAATATCTCTCTAAGTCAGCCCTGGAGCATGATGTCACTCTAGATGTGGATGGAATGAACATACCGACTGAAATATCCCAGAATATCTTAGTTAAACTAGATAGCTTATTCGAAGGGTTGCATGATAAAATAGCCAAGGAGAACGAATTCGATGTGAGGCAAGATACTCACTCTAATAATATAAGGGTGAACCAGATAGACGACGAGCCCATGCAGGCCAATCGACGAATCAAATTCAGATATCATGACTTGATTTCAAGAGGATGTGAAATGAATGAGGATATGACGGAAATCTATATGAAATCGTTGGAGTTATTTAACGATATTCCAGaaaagtttaaaaaaaggaaatttaaATTGCCCAAGCATATTCTGAAAAAGTATAACCAGCCAAAGAAGACTAGTTCATATTTGAAGGAGTTATTAAGCAAAACAAGAGAAGATTATATACCTGTGGAAAAGTTACTGAAAGATAAGCGGTTGACATCAAAGGATAAATCCAAGCTACAATGCTTAAATCGTGAAGAGACAGAAGATGCTCTAAACAAAAGAACGTTTTTCCAGGTTAAAGGCTACTTAGCGGATGAGAATGAGATTTCTGATTATGAGTTGGATGACTGTCTCATAGAGCTGCCTAATGGTGAATCTTAA
- the URA10 gene encoding orotate phosphoribosyltransferase URA10 (Minor orotate phosphoribosyltransferase (OPRTase) isozyme~similar to YMR271C) translates to MSAPTTSLEDYQKIFLELGLECKALRFGSFRLNSGRQSPYFFNLSLFNSGKLLANLATAYANAIIQSELKFDVIFGPAYKGIPLAAIVCVKLAEIGGTKFQDVQYAFNRKKVKDHGEGGIIVGASLEDKRVLIIDDVLTAGTAINEAFDIISIAQGWVVGCIVALDRQEVVHESDPERLSATQSVSKRYNVPVLSIVSLAQVVQFMGNKLSAEQKSAIDSYRKAYGI, encoded by the coding sequence ATGTCTGCTCCTACTACAAGCTTAGAagattatcaaaaaattttccttgAATTAGGATTAGAATGCAAAGCCCTAAGATTTGGGTCATTCAGATTGAATTCAGGCAGGCAGTcgccatattttttcaatcttaGTTTGTTCAATTCTGGCAAGTTGTTAGCAAACCTGGCTACTGCGTATGCAAATGCTATCATCCAGTCAGAACTGAAATTCGATGTTATTTTTGGACCAGCTTACAAAGGGATCCCTTTGGCTGCTATTGTATGCGTCAAACTAGCAGAAATTGGAGGCACCAAATTTCAAGATGTTCAATATGCTTTCAATAGGAAGAAGGTTAAAGACCATGGTGAAGGGGGTATTATTGTGGGAGCATCGCTTGAAGACAAGAGGGTATTGATTATCGATGATGTTTTGACCGCAGGAACTGCAATCAATGAAGCATTTGACATAATAAGTATTGCTCAAGGTTGGGTAGTGGGTTGTATCGTTGCCCTGGATAGGCAAGAAGTGGTTCATGAATCTGATCCAGAAAGACTAAGTGCTACCCAATCCGTTTCGAAGAGGTACAATGTTCCTGTGCTGAGTATTGTATCGCTAGCCCAAGTGGTGCAATTTATGGGCAATAAACTATCGGCAGAACAAAAATCGGCAATTGATAGCTACCGTAAAGCTTACGGTATATGA
- the SCS7 gene encoding fatty acid alpha-hydroxylase (Sphingolipid alpha-hydroxylase~similar to YMR272C) encodes MSTNTSKTLELFSKKTVAEHNTAKDCWVTYQNRKIYDVTKFLSEHPGGDESILDYAGKDITEIMKDSDVHEHSDSAYEILEDEYLIGYLATDEEAARLLTNKNHKVEVQLSADGTEFDSTTFVKELPTEEKLSIATDYSNDYKKHKFLDLNRPLLMQILRSDFKKDFYVDQIHRPRHYGKGSAPLFGNFLEPLTKTAWWVVPIAWLPVVVYHMGVALKNMNQLFACFLFCVGVFVWTLIEYGLHRFLFHFDDWLPESNIAFATHFLLHGCHHYLPMDKYRLVMPPTLFVILCAPFYKLVFALLPLYWAYAGFAGGLFGYVCYDECHFFLHHSKLPPFMRKLKKYHLEHHYKNYQLGFGVTSWFWDEVFGTYLGPDAPLSKMKYE; translated from the coding sequence ATGTCGACCAATACTTCCAAAACTTTGGAgttgttttcaaagaagaCGGTAGCAGAACACAATACTGCCAAGGACTGCTGGGTCACTTATCAGAACAGGAAAATTTATGACGTGACCAAGTTCTTAAGCGAACACCCTGGTGGTGACGAGTCCATTTTGGACTATGCCGGTAAGGACATTACTGAGATCATGAAAGACTCTGATGTGCATGAACACAGCGATTCCGCTTATGAAATCCTCGAGGACGAATATTTAATTGGTTACTTGGCCACTGACGAAGAGGCGGCAAGGTTGTTGACTAACAAAAACCATAAGGTCGAAGTACAGTTGTCTGCTGACGGTACCGAGTTCGACTCCACTACTTTTGTGAAGGAGTTGCCCACCGAGGAGAAACTAAGTATTGCCACGGACTACAGTAATGACTACAAAAAAcacaaatttttggatttgaaCCGTCCTCTGTTGATGCAGATCCTGCGTAGTGATTTCAAGAAGGATTTTTACGTTGACCAAATTCACAGACCAAGACATTACGGTAAGGGGTCTGCTCCGTTGTTTGGTAATTTCTTGGAACCCTTAACTAAAACAGCTTGGTGGgttgttccaattgcttGGTTGCCCGTGGTTGTGTACCACATGGGCGTTGCTTTAAAGAACATGAATCAGTTATTTGCATGTTTCTTGTTCTGTGTCGGTGTCTTTGTTTGGACTTTGATTGAATACGGCCTTCACCGTTTTCTATTTCATTTCGATGATTGGTTGCCTGAAAGTAACATTGCATTCGCCACTCATTTTCTACTACATGGTTGCCACCATTACTTGCCCATGGACAAGTACCGTTTAGTTATGCCACCTACTTTATTCGTTATTCTTTGTGCTCCATTTTACAAGTTGGTGTTTGCTCTGCTGCCACTTTATTGGGCTTACGCTGGTTTTGCTGGTGGCCTTTTCGGTTATGTTTGTTATGATGAATGTCATTTCTTCTTACACCACTCCAAATTGCCTCCCTTCATGCgtaaattaaaaaaataccacTTGGAACATCATTACAAGAACTACCAATTGGGATTTGGTGTCACTTCCTGGTTTTGGGACGAAGTTTTTGGTACCTACTTAGGTCCTGATGCCCCATTGTCCAAGATGAAAtatgaataa
- the ZDS1 gene encoding Zds1p (Protein with a role in regulating Swe1p-dependent polarized growth~similar to YMR273C): MSNRNNESMLRATSNNKATANQRDKRKSEVLIAAQSLDNEIRSVKNLKRLSIGSMDLLIDPELDIKFGGESNGRRSWSGMTSSSVSMPSGTSSVNNTRYSDPTPLENLHERSDSGMEYPNKSKQGNNIGNKKGVHSPSRKLNANALKKNLLWVPANQHPNVKPDNFLELVQDTLQNIQLSENDDTNEDNDENNDENNDNENDKEEKESKSYENKENKTINLNRGLSRHGNASLIRRPSTLRRSYTEFDDNEDDNSQGDRDFKTVNEVDERTSTIKERPVSLRDITEELTKISNSAGLTDNDAITLARTLSMAGSYSDKKDEPQPEGHYGERDIGVTTSQANTSDDGEFASNMPINNNMTWPERSSLRRSRFNTYRIRSQEQEKEVEQDVEEIKNDEVERLHLAKNTTKVGIDPHKSPFRQQDEESENMSSPGSIGDFQDIYNHYRQSSGEWEQEMGIEKEAEVVPVKVQDDIVEQDLELREESAGTIKQSATDDNKETKRHRRRNGWTWLNNKMNRDEDNEENQGDDENDENVDSRRMELENSKKHYISLFNGGEKTEALNKEEMNNANASTTTSQTRQKIEKTFANLFRRKPHHKHEESLSPSSSPSSSPPIPNNDTVHVRERKLKKLGSKNGREPVEPILLHNRPRLHRHHHSRHGSQKTSVKVLKDTQSQSQSQSQSQLQPQPQQQIPLQSQLEGAIEVEKKEESDSESLPQLQPAVSVSSTKSNPRDREEEETKKRTKKRSNTIEISNEQRSRHVQKENTHEQKAQLQAPAQEQVQASAPVQASTPAQAQAQAQTQDQAQGQVQAQAAPPLRHTSVLPPRKLTFADVKKSDKPNSPVQFTDSAFGFPLPLLTVSTVIMFDHRLPINVERAIYRLSHLKLSNSKRGLREQVLLSNFMYAYLNLVNHTLYMEQVAHDKEQQQQQQQP, from the coding sequence ATGTCCAATAGAAATAACGAAAGCATGTTGCGTGCTACGTCAAACAACAAGGCGACCGCTAATCAAAGGGATAAACGGAAGTCTGAAGTTTTGATCGCTGCACAGTCCCTTGATAATGAAATCCGTAGTGTGAAGAATCTGAAAAGATTGTCGATTGGGTCAATGGATTTACTTATTGATCCAGAGTTAGATATAAAATTCGGCGGAGAGTCTAATGGGAGACGATCATGGTCTGGCATGACATCTAGTTCGGTCTCCATGCCAAGTGGCACGTCAAGCGTTAATAATACACGATATAGCGATCCAACTCCGCTAGAAAACTTGCATGAGAGGAGTGACTCAGGGATGGAATACCCTAATAAGAGCAAACAAGGAAACAATAtaggaaataaaaaaggtgTTCATTCTCCATCCAGGAAATTAAATGCTAATgcattaaaaaaaaacttattATGGGTTCCTGCTAATCAACATCCTAACGTTAAACCTGACAATTTTCTAGAGCTTGTACAAGATACTCTACAAAATATACAGCTAAGCGAAAATGATGATACtaatgaagataatgatGAGAATAACGATGAGAATAACGATAATGAAAACGACAAGgaggaaaaagaatcaaaatcatatgaaaacaaggaaaacaaaactaTAAACTTGAACCGGGGACTGTCAAGGCATGGAAACGCGTCACTAATACGAAGGCCTTCAACATTGCGGAGGTCATATACAGAGtttgatgacaatgaagatgacaaTAGTCAAGGGGACCGTGACTTTAAAACAGTAAATGAAGTCGATGAAAGAACTTCCACGATAAAGGAGAGACCAGTGTCATTAAGAGATATAACTGAAGAACTAACAAAGATCTCAAATAGTGCGGGGTTAACCGACAATGATGCCATTACATTAGCCAGAACTCTTAGTATGGCAGGTTCGTATTCagataaaaaagatgaaccaCAGCCGGAAGGACATTATGGAGAAAGGGATATTGGTGTTACGACTTCACAAGCGAATACTTCGGACGATGGCGAATTTGCCTCCAATATGCCCATCAACAATAACATGACATGGCCTGAACGATCATCACTGAGAAGAAGTAGATTCAACACCTATCGAATTAGGTCAcaagagcaagaaaaggaagTAGAACAGGATGTGgaggaaataaaaaacgACGAAGTAGAACGTTTGCATCTGGCCAAGAACACTACAAAAGTCGGAATAGATCCGCACAAGTCCCCTTTTAGACAACAAGATGAGGAATCTGAGAACATGAGTTCGCCTGGGTCAATCGGTGATTTTCAAGACATATATAATCATTACAGGCAGTCTAGTGGTGAGTGGGAACAAGAAATGggaatagaaaaagaagcagaagTGGTACCCGTGAAGGTTCAAGACGACATAGTAGAACAGGACTTAGAGTTAAGAGAAGAATCAGCGGGCACAATAAAGCAAAGCGCCACAGACGATAACAAGGAAACGAAGCGTCATCGTCGAAGAAACGGATGGACGTGGTTAAACAACAAGATGAATAGAGACgaagataatgaagaaaaccaaGGAGACGACGAAAATGACGAAAACGTGGATTCGCGAAGAATGGAGCTCgaaaattccaaaaagCATTATATTTCTCTATTTAATGGTGGTGAGAAGACAGAGGCGTTAAATAAAGAGGAAATGAACAATGCAAATGCATCCACCACCACATCACAAACAAGACAGAAGATCGAGAAAACTTTTGCTAACCTATTCAGGAGGAAGCCGCATCACAAGCATGAAGAATCATTATCACCGTCGTCATCACCATCGTCATCACCACCGATACCAAATAATGATACTGTGCACGTTCGCGAAAGGAAACTCAAAAAACTTGGTAGCAAAAATGGAAGAGAACCCGTAGAACCCATCTTATTGCACAATCGCCCTCGTCTCCACCGTCATCATCACAGCCGTCATGGATCCCAAAAAACAAGTGTAAAAGTTCTCAAAGATACGCAATCACAATCTCAATCACAATCTCAATCACAGTTGCAACCTCAACCACAGCAGCAGATACCATTACAATCGCAGTTAGAAGGCGCAATAGAggtagaaaagaaagaggaaAGCGATTCTGAGAGCTTGCCCCAACTACAGCCTGCTGTTAGTGTAAGTAGTACTAAAAGTAATCCGAGAGacagagaagaagaggagacaaagaaaagaaccaAGAAGAGGAGCAATACGATAGAAATCTCAAACGAACAGCGCTCCAGGCACGTTCAAAAGGAGAACACCCATGAACAAAAAGCTCAGCTTCAAGCTCCGGCCCAAGAACAAGTCCAAGCTTCAGCCCCAGTCCAAGCTTCGACCCCAGCCCAGGCTCAGGCGCAGGCTCAGACTCAGGATCAAGCGCAGGGTCAAGTACAGGCTCAAGCGGCCCCACCATTGAGACACACGTCCGTACTGCCGCCAAGAAAGCTAACCTTCGCAGATGTCAAAAAATCTGACAAACCAAACTCTCCGGTTCAATTCACAGATAGTGCCTTTGGGTTCCCATTGCCTTTGCTGACCGTGTCTACAGTAATTATGTTCGACCATCGTCTACCAATCAACGTTGAAAGAGCCATATACCGGCTGAGTCACTTGAAATTGAGCAATTCAAAGAGGGGACTGCGCGAGCAGGTGTTACTAAGTAACTTCATGTACGCTTATCTGAACTTGGTTAATCACACTCTGTATATGGAACAGGTAGCCCATGACAAggaacaacaacagcaacaacaacaacccTGA
- the RCE1 gene encoding CAAX prenyl protease (Type II CAAX prenyl protease~similar to YMR274C), which translates to MLPFPTFLVLLYISISYVLPLYATSQPERSKRDNPRTIKSRMQKLTIMLISNLFLVPFLHSKLSKLSSTTSHVSFKDAFFGLGIIPGYYAALPDPWQFGQFVKDLTKCVAMLLTLYCGPVLDFVLYHLLNPKSSVLEDFYHEFLNIWSFRNFIFAPITEEIFYTSMLLTTYLNLIPHSQLSYQQLYWQPSLFFGLAHAHHAYEQFQEGSMTTISILLTTCFQILYTTLFGGLTKFVFVRTGGNLWCCVILHALCNIMGFPGPSRLNLHFTVVDKKAGRFSKLVSIWNKCYFALLFVGLISLKDTLQSLVGTPGYRITL; encoded by the coding sequence ATGCTTCCATTCCCAACATTTCTAGTGCTCCTGTACATCTCCATATCCTATGTATTACCACTCTATGCAACTTCACAACCAGAAAGGTCTAAACGAGATAATCCTCGAACCATTAAATCTCGGATGCAGAAACTGACAATTATGCTAATTTCCAACCTCTTTTTGGTGCCTTTTTTACACTCTAAACTATCCAAACTATCTAGTACCACTTCGCATGTCAGTTTCAAAGATGCCTTTTTCGGTTTAGGCATCATTCCCGGTTATTACGCTGCATTACCAGACCCTTGGCAATTTGGCCAGTTCGTGAAAGATTTAACGAAATGCGTTGCGATGTTATTGACCTTGTATTGTGGACCCGTATTGGATTTTGTATTATATCATCTACTAAATCCAAAGAGCTCTGTACTCGAAGATTTTTACCATGAGTTCCTAAACATTTGGAGTTTCagaaattttatatttgcaCCAATAACCGAGGAAATATTTTACACATCGATGCTATTGACGACCTACTTAAACCTAATACCACATTCGCAACTTAGTTATCAACAGTTATATTGGCAACCGTCACTGTTTTTCGGACTCGCGCATGCACATCATGCTTATGAGCAATTCCAGGAAGGCTCCATGACAACAATTTCCATTTTGCTGACCACATGCTTCCAAATTTTATACACAACACTTTTTGGAGGGCTAACCAAGTTTGTATTCGTAAGAACAGGAGGGAACCTATGGTGCTGCGTCATCTTACATGCCTTGTGCAATATTATGGGTTTTCCTGGTCCGTCAAGATTGAATTTACATTTCACAGTAGTAGACAAGAAAGCCGGACGCTTTTCGAAATTGGTCTCAATCTGGAATAAATGCTATTTCGCATTGCTGTTCGTTGGTTTAATATCCCTGAAGGATACCTTACAAAGTTTGGTAGGGACTCCCGGTTACAGAATAACACTTTAA